DNA sequence from the Candidatus Eremiobacteraceae bacterium genome:
CGCCGCTTGCGACGATCCAACACGTGCGTGGCGCGTCGGCTTCCACGTTTGCGTCGGGATTGCGAAACGCGAGCGGCCTCGCATTCGACTCCGCCGGCCGGCTATGGGCCACGGTGAACCAGCGCGACGACATAGGACCCACGCAGGCGGTGACCGACAACCTGCCGCCTGACGAACTCGACCTGATCGAACAGGGCGGCGACTATGGATGGCCGGCGTGTTATCCCGACCCGGACGGCCGCAAGCGCGATCCGAATCCCGAATCTCCGAATGCCGACTGCAGCAGGACGGTTCCCGTCTCGCTCAACTTCCCAGCGCATTCCGCACCGCTCGGCATCGTGTTTTATGACCGTACGCAGTTTCCCAAAGAGTATCGAGGAGGGGCGTTTGTCGCATTCCACGGCTCGTGGAATCGCACGACCCCCACCGGAGATAAGGTCGTCTACGTCGCATTTGCGAACGGCAAGCCCACGGGATACAAGAATTTTCTCACCGGATGGCTTCGCGATGGCCGGTATCTGGGGCGGCCGTCCGGCCTTGCGGTAGACGGCAGCGGTGATCTCTTTGTCAGCGACGACCAGGCAGGCATCATCTACAGAATCAGGTACGCGCCATGAAGGTAGTCTCGTTCTCACACCTCTGGCGAGAAGAGCTCGGCACCCTGCTCGATTCCGACATCGAA
Encoded proteins:
- a CDS encoding PQQ-dependent sugar dehydrogenase, which codes for MNRHTRRLLVQIVAGTIFLAGCGGSSGFASLAGASTQDPQLAAPPGFTVDVFERGLQGPRYMAVAPNGDLLVALTYMSHVVAIHGANSTPVVVARGLNLPHGLAFDGSTLYIATWDGVEKLTYPGGSLSTVISGFPENGDHDHRALALAQDHSLYVSIGSSCNVCADQPPLATIQHVRGASASTFASGLRNASGLAFDSAGRLWATVNQRDDIGPTQAVTDNLPPDELDLIEQGGDYGWPACYPDPDGRKRDPNPESPNADCSRTVPVSLNFPAHSAPLGIVFYDRTQFPKEYRGGAFVAFHGSWNRTTPTGDKVVYVAFANGKPTGYKNFLTGWLRDGRYLGRPSGLAVDGSGDLFVSDDQAGIIYRIRYAP